One Acanthochromis polyacanthus isolate Apoly-LR-REF ecotype Palm Island chromosome 6, KAUST_Apoly_ChrSc, whole genome shotgun sequence DNA segment encodes these proteins:
- the kcna10a gene encoding potassium voltage-gated channel subfamily A member 10, giving the protein MEVALVDFESLDDINGSLEDEVDTYADETTALTVDITPEHNSPGSSYLLRAPQLASTPSQYSPVPSRMWESTSSSPIPHTETLRVPQSPTMLSPSRQLHGSCASIISNWQLLLNSEGTKESETIFNRLAKECCEDLFVDKRGLDDGDQKVIINIAGLRFETQLKTLDQFPETLLGDPFKRMDYFDPMRNEYFFDRNRPSFDGILYYYQSGGKVRRPANVPLDVFADEIIFYELGSEAMEQFREEEGFIKDVEIPLPNNDVYKQFWLLFEYPESSNAARGVALVSVFVIVISIIIFCMETLPEFRDDTDSIVPTAAQPLNQTRGYTSVMPPSGKPTTFSDPFFFIETACIAWFFFELCVRFVVCPSKKEFFNNLMNIIDIISIIPYFVTVVTELVTTPEESSGQNMSLAILRIIRLVRVFRIFKLSRHSKGLQILGQTLKASMRELGLLIFFLFIGVILFSSAIYFAEVDEPNTQFVSIPDGFWWAVVTMTTVGYGDMCPITMAGKVVGTLCAIAGVLTIALPVPVIVSNFNYFYHRETEAEDKLPLADAVEQAMQAETSTKQGSNLSLNKANGIWQTDNGK; this is encoded by the coding sequence ATGGAGGTGGCACTGGTAGACTTCGAGAGTCTGGATGACATTAATGGCAGCCTTGAGGACGAGGTGGACACCTATGCAGATGAGACCACAGCTCTCACTGTGGACATAACCCCAGAGCACAACAGCCCAGGCAGCAGCTACCTTCTGCGAGCCCCTCAACTAGCCTCCACACCCTCTCAGTACAGCCCTGTGCCCTCCCGTATGTGGGAATCCACATCATCTTCACCTATTCCCCACACAGAGACATTACGAGTACCCCAGTCCCCAACGATGCTGTCTCCAAGCAGACAACTGCACGGTAGCTGTGCCAGTATAATCTCTAACTGGCAATTGCTGCTGAACAGTGAGGGCACTAAAGAGAGTGAGACCATCTTCAACCGGCTCGCTAAGGAGTGCTGTGAAGATCTCTTTGTAGACAAACGGGGGCTGGATGATGGAGACCAGAAAGTCATCATCAACATCGCAGGTCTTCGTTTTGAGACACAACTCAAAACACTGGACCAATTTCCTGAGACACTTCTGGGAGACCCTTTCAAGAGGATGGACTACTTTGATCCAATGAGAAATGAATACTTTTTTGATCGGAACCGACCAAGCTTTGATGGGATCTTGTATTACTACCAGTCAGGGGGTAAGGTCAGACGACCTGCAAATGTTCCCCTTGATGTGTTTGcagatgaaattattttttatgagCTTGGAAGCGAGGCCATGGAGCAGTTCAGAGAAGAGGAAGGATTCATAAAAGATGTTGAGATTCCTCTCCCTAACAATGATGTGTATAAGCAATTCTGGCTGCTGTTTGAGTACCCAGAGAGCTCCAATGCAGCACGAGGTGTAGCACTGGTAtctgtctttgtcattgttATATCCATCATTATTTTCTGCATGGAAACGCTGCCAGAATTCAGAGATGACACTGATTCAATTGTGCCCACTGCAGCACAACCATTGAATCAAACTAGAGGCTACACTTCTGTGATGCCACCTAGTGGAAAGCCCACAACTTTCTCTGATCCTTTCTTCTTCATTGAGACTGCCTGCATCGCTTGGTTCTTCTTTGAGCTTTGTGTACGATTTGTGGTCTGTCCTAGCAAAAAGGAGTTTTTCAACAACCTCATGAACATAATTGACATTATATCCATCATCCCCTATTTTGTTACTGTGGTTACAGAACTGGTCACAACCCCTGAGGAGAGCTCAGGACAGAACATGTCTTTGGCCATTCTGCGTATTATCCGCCTGGTCAGGGTGTTTCGTATTTTCAAACTCTCGCGACACTCCAAGGGGCTGCAGATCCTGGGACAGACTCTGAAGGCCAGCATGCGTGAGCTTGGTTTGCTCATCTTTTTCCTCTTCATCGGAGTCATCCTCTTCTCCAGTGCTATCTACTTTGCTGAGGTAGACGAGCCTAACACACAGTTTGTCAGCATACCCGATGGCTTTTGGTGGGCTGTGGTTACCATGACCACTGTAGGCTATGGGGACATGTGTCCCATTACCATGGCGGGGAAGGTGGTGGGCACTTTGTGTGCCATTGCAGGTGTGCTGACCATTGCGTTGCCTGTCCCGGTCATCGTTTCCAATTTCAACTACTTCTaccacagagaaacagaagCAGAGGACAAGTTGCCCCTGGCAGATGCTGTTGAGCAAGCCATGCAAGCTGAGACAAGTACCAAACAGGGTAGCAATCTATCACTCAATAAAGCCAATGGCATCTGGCAGACTGACAATggaaaataa